From the genome of Bacteroidota bacterium:
GGGAAGGTAGCAGGGAAGGAAGTAGCAGAACTGTATCTTAGTGCTCCCCGTACCGAAATACAAAAGCCAGAAGAGGAATTAAAGGGCTTTGCGAAGACAAAATTATTGAAACCTGGGGAAAGTCAGGAACTTACATTCAGTCTGGACAAACGTGCTTTGGCTTCTTTCTGGAGTGGCATAAGCGCCTGGGTAGCAGACAAG
Proteins encoded in this window:
- a CDS encoding fibronectin type III-like domain-contianing protein, with translation GKVAGKEVAELYLSAPRTEIQKPEEELKGFAKTKLLKPGESQELTFSLDKRALASFWSGISAWVADKGLYEVRVGASSKDIRSKATFTLPERIVVEKVHNVIYPNIALKELHY